One Dromiciops gliroides isolate mDroGli1 chromosome 3, mDroGli1.pri, whole genome shotgun sequence DNA segment encodes these proteins:
- the LOC122748053 gene encoding olfactory receptor 51G2-like — translation MQALNHSTTTFLLMGLPGLEEMYIWLSIPLCAMYIVAVAGNSLILWVVKSETVLHQPMYYFLSMLAMTDLGLSFSTLPTMLTIYLLGQREVAVNACLAQLFFIHTFSVMESSVLLSMAFDRFVAICNPLRYTTILPSPRVAGMGFAIVVRSVGLHLPAPIMLKKLPYCHTGHLSHSYCLHPDVMKLACSDTHVNSAYGLFVVLSTLGMDSMLIVASYVLILHAVLTIASRTERLKALNTCVSHICAVLLFYTPMIGLSMIHRFGKQASPCVRVLLSYLHFLMPPMLNPIVYTIKTKQIRQKIFHFFQSNGTRMRVGQEH, via the coding sequence ATGCAAGCCTTAAATCACAGCACTACTACTTTCCTCCTCATGGGCCTCCCCGGTCTAGAGGAAATGTACATCTGGCTTTCTATACCATTGTGTGCCATGTATATAGTGGCTGTGGCTGGAAACAGCTTGATCCTGTGGGTGGTAAAGTCAGAAACAGTTCTTCACCAGCCAATGTACTACTTCCTGTCCATGTTGGCCATGACTGATCTGGGGCTTTCTTTTTCCACACTGCCCACTATGCTAACCATCTACCTTCTGGGCCAACGGGAGGTGGCAGTAAATGCATGCCTAGCCCAGCTCTTTTTCATCCATACTTTTTCTGTCATGGAGTCCTCTGTGCTTCTCTCCATGGCTTTTGACCGCTTTGTGGCCATTTGTAATCCATTGCGCTATACAACTATCCTGCCCAGTCCCCGAGTTGCAGGCATGGGCTTTGCAATTGTGGTCCGTAGTGTTGGACtccacctccctgcccccatcaTGCTGAAAAAGCTTCCCTATTGCCATACTGGTCACCTCTCCCATTCTTATTGTCTGCATCCAGATGTCATGAAGCTTGCTTGTTCAGATACTCATGTCAACAGTGCTTATGGGCTCTTTGTGGTACTCTCTACACTTGGCATGGACTCTATGCTTATTGTGGCTTCCTATGTGCTGATCCTTCATGCTGTCCTCACCATTGCTTCCCGGACAGAGAGGCTTAAGGCCCTTAATACATGTGTCTCACACATCTGTGCAGTACTGCTCTTCTATACACCCATGATTGGCCTATCTATGATCCACCGTTTTGGGAAGCAGGCTTCACCCTGTGTCCGGGTACTTCTTTCCTACCTGCATTTTCTCATGCCACCTATGCTCAACCCCATTGTCTATACTATCAAGACCAAGCAGATACGTCAGAAAATCTTCCACTTCTTCCAGTCTAATGGAACAAGAATGAGGGTTGGGCAAGAACACTAA